In Sphingobacterium sp. SYP-B4668, the sequence CTTATTCCGTACGGCCATTACTGTTTTATTGTTTTTATACAAATTCCAGTTCATAAGCAGTACACTTACCAGTACAATGACTAACCCGGATATTTGAAGGCTCGTGACCACATGGGCAGTGAAAAAGTACGCGAGTATTACAGCTACGATTGGATTGACGTATGCATATGTACTCACTTCCGTTGCAGGTCTTACCTGTAGCAGCCAGATATACGAGCTGAAAGCTAGGATAGAGCCAAAGCCAATCAAATATAACAGTGCCCACCAATCTTTAGTCGCCACGGTCGTATAATCAAAGTTGGCATATTCACCATTAAAGAGTGCGACAAGACTAAACATGACACCTGCGATTACCATTTGCCACGCAGTCTTGACCATGACATGTAAATCCTCCTTCGGCACATTTTCGTTTTCTTCTTTTTTTGAGCTGTATTTGGAATACAGCGAACCTGCCGTCCAAGCAATAGAACCTACAATCATAGCTACCATAGCCAAGATACGAAGCGTTCTTTTTGACGGGTCGTCTGCCATTGTCAGCTGTTCCCCAAAAAGCATCACCACACCCAAAAAACCTAAGAATAGACCTGCCACAGTCGGTACACTCGTGAAATTCTCTTTCCATTTAGATTTGTCTAACAGCACAAACCATATGGCTGCTGCTGCCGACATGATGGCAACTATGCCGCTTGATATGTATTGTTCAGCCCAAATGACCGCTCCCATATCAATGAAAAGCAATAAAAATCCTACAAGTAGAGCATCAAATACAGCCTTTTTGCTAAAAAGTTTATAGCCTTTCATTTGGCAATAGGTCATGAGGATTAAACTTGCAGAAACAAATCGCAGTGACCCAAGTACAAATGGTGGGAAGCTGTGTAGTGCTTTTTCAATAAAGAAAAAGGTAGAACCCCAAACAATATAGACAACAGCATAAGCTGCAATGACCATCGCGCTGTGGTTCGATTTTTTTAATGTAACATTATTTTGCATAGTGGATACCTCCTTTACTCTGGAATAACAATTTTCTGTTGTTCCTTAACTGTCTGTAATACAATAGTGGTGCGAGTAGAGATAATTCCATCAATTTTTGAAAACGTATTACGCATCAAGTCGACGAGACCTGCGGAGTCATTGGTTCTTACCTTGATAAGGTAGCCGTCATCACCTGCGATATCATGTACTTCTTGGACTTCGGGGATTTCAGCCAAAAGAAATCCAACTCCCTGTTCGCCTATGATATCATTAGCCTTAATGAAAATAAAAGACAATAACTTTTGATCTACAGCAGCTGGATTGATTTTTGCATTATACTCCAGAATAATGTTTTTTTGTTCCAATTTTTTGACTCGTTCCAAAATTGCAGAAGGGGCCATGCCCAATTCTCTCGCGATATCTGCGTTATTGGTGCGTGCATTGTCTTGCATAATACGTAAGATTTGCAAGTCTATTTGATCTAAATTATATTCTACTTTTGCCATTGTGCTGCAAAGGTAGTGATTTTTGAATAATATTCAAAATATAACATTCAAAAATGAACATTATTCTGTCATTAAAATGTTGTTAAGAATATTGTGCAGTGAGAGAGTGGGATTTACTCGTCCAATGATGCTATTTTTTTAGTAAGGGATTCATTTTGAGTTTAATCCCGATTAAAGCCTTCGATTAGTCTGCGAGCACTGGTAGCGTGATATAAGAGCTGTTGTACACGTCATGAAAAATTCGATGGGTAGCTTTTTGGAAATCTGCCGGTCCGGCTTCGTAGATATTCATGAATTTTTGAGGATTTCGGTCCGCCAATGGAAACCATGAATGCTGAATCTGTATCATGATGCGATGCCCTTTTTTGAATGTATGCCCAATATCTGGAAGTTCATAGTTGACTTTAGTAATCTCTCCTGGCACGAAAGGTTCAGGATGCGAAAAACTGTTCCGGTATTTACCTCTTAGTATTTCACCTCTTACGAGCATCTGGTAGCCACCCATAAGAGTTTGATTTGGATTTGGCTCCG encodes:
- a CDS encoding EamA family transporter, which codes for MQNNVTLKKSNHSAMVIAAYAVVYIVWGSTFFFIEKALHSFPPFVLGSLRFVSASLILMTYCQMKGYKLFSKKAVFDALLVGFLLLFIDMGAVIWAEQYISSGIVAIMSAAAAIWFVLLDKSKWKENFTSVPTVAGLFLGFLGVVMLFGEQLTMADDPSKRTLRILAMVAMIVGSIAWTAGSLYSKYSSKKEENENVPKEDLHVMVKTAWQMVIAGVMFSLVALFNGEYANFDYTTVATKDWWALLYLIGFGSILAFSSYIWLLQVRPATEVSTYAYVNPIVAVILAYFFTAHVVTSLQISGLVIVLVSVLLMNWNLYKNNKTVMAVRNKGFRRKSVITPKESISIKEVESEKRNPKALI
- a CDS encoding Lrp/AsnC family transcriptional regulator encodes the protein MAKVEYNLDQIDLQILRIMQDNARTNNADIARELGMAPSAILERVKKLEQKNIILEYNAKINPAAVDQKLLSFIFIKANDIIGEQGVGFLLAEIPEVQEVHDIAGDDGYLIKVRTNDSAGLVDLMRNTFSKIDGIISTRTTIVLQTVKEQQKIVIPE